The following are from one region of the Anaeropeptidivorans aminofermentans genome:
- a CDS encoding ABC transporter ATP-binding protein: protein MRKIMHYIYPYRFFICIQFIIKFIGTVTDLLLPWLLSYIIDDVVPLKDLKKVYLYGGLMVFFAIVTITFNIIANRMAIKTARNFTKALRHDLFEKVSYLSSHQADIFTNPSLISRLTSDTYNVHQMIDRMQRLGIRAPILLLGGIAITLTLEPVLTLILICILPLLAIIVVFLSRKGVKLYTAAQTALDNLVRKVQENMTGIRVIKALSKLEYEKERFDDINKEVVQNDQRAGTLMALTNPSMNLLLNIGLTAVVVVGAHRVNAGFTQPGKIIAFLSYFAIILNALMMVTRLFVMYSKGVASANRIALVLDAPEDMEVLPSENEAIKSPYHIEFRNVSFSYNKTQNNLTNISFTLEKGQTLGIIGATGSGKSTVLNLLLRFYDTDAGEIFINGKDIRTIPYETLHTQFGVVFQNDFLFADTIRENIDFGRSLKDTGIKEAIDDAQAGFIYEKPGNFTYKLTVKGANLSGGQKQRILIARALAANPEILLLDDSTSALDYLTDAALRKALRENFSDTTTIIVAQRISSIMNADHIMMLEDGEIIGFGTHEELLDSCESYNEIYNTQMGEIS from the coding sequence ATGAGAAAAATAATGCATTATATTTATCCTTATCGTTTTTTTATCTGTATTCAGTTTATCATTAAGTTTATCGGAACAGTTACGGACCTTCTGCTTCCATGGCTTTTGTCCTATATAATTGATGATGTCGTTCCTTTAAAAGACCTTAAAAAGGTCTATTTATACGGAGGATTAATGGTTTTTTTCGCTATCGTCACCATTACCTTTAATATTATAGCAAACCGTATGGCCATAAAAACAGCAAGAAATTTTACAAAAGCCCTCCGCCATGATTTATTTGAGAAGGTCTCTTATCTTTCCAGCCATCAGGCGGATATCTTTACCAATCCTTCTTTGATTTCAAGGCTTACAAGCGATACTTACAATGTTCATCAGATGATTGACAGAATGCAAAGGCTCGGCATACGCGCCCCTATCCTTCTTCTGGGTGGAATCGCCATTACTCTTACGCTGGAACCGGTGCTTACGCTGATTTTGATTTGTATCTTGCCTTTACTTGCCATTATCGTCGTTTTTCTTTCAAGAAAGGGCGTTAAGCTTTATACTGCGGCCCAGACAGCCCTTGACAATCTTGTTCGGAAGGTTCAGGAAAATATGACGGGAATAAGGGTAATTAAAGCCCTTTCAAAGCTTGAATACGAAAAAGAAAGATTCGACGATATCAATAAAGAAGTGGTTCAAAACGATCAAAGAGCAGGAACATTAATGGCCCTTACGAATCCTTCCATGAATCTTCTGCTTAATATTGGTCTTACGGCCGTTGTGGTAGTCGGGGCCCACAGGGTTAATGCAGGCTTTACCCAGCCCGGAAAAATAATTGCTTTTTTAAGCTATTTTGCAATTATCTTAAATGCCCTTATGATGGTTACCCGTTTATTTGTTATGTACTCCAAAGGGGTTGCAAGCGCCAACCGTATTGCTTTGGTTCTTGATGCACCAGAGGATATGGAGGTATTGCCCTCTGAAAATGAAGCAATCAAAAGTCCTTATCATATTGAATTTCGAAATGTAAGCTTTTCTTATAATAAAACTCAAAACAATTTAACAAATATCAGCTTTACTCTTGAAAAAGGCCAGACTCTTGGGATTATAGGGGCAACGGGAAGCGGCAAATCCACTGTTTTAAATCTGCTTTTAAGATTTTACGATACAGATGCCGGAGAAATTTTTATAAACGGCAAAGACATCCGAACGATTCCTTATGAAACTTTACATACACAATTTGGTGTAGTCTTTCAAAACGATTTTCTTTTTGCAGATACAATTCGTGAAAACATTGATTTCGGCCGTTCTTTAAAAGATACGGGAATTAAAGAGGCCATTGATGACGCTCAGGCCGGTTTTATTTATGAAAAACCGGGGAACTTTACTTATAAGCTTACGGTAAAAGGCGCAAATTTAAGCGGCGGTCAAAAGCAGCGTATTCTTATTGCCCGGGCTCTTGCGGCAAACCCTGAAATACTTCTGCTGGATGACTCCACAAGCGCCCTGGACTACCTCACAGATGCTGCCCTTCGTAAAGCATTGAGAGAAAATTTCAGCGATACAACGACGATTATCGTTGCCCAGCGGATCAGCTCTATTATGAATGCCGACCATATTATGATGCTTGAAGACGGAGAAATCATAGGCTTCGGAACCCATGAAGAGCTTCTTGATTCCTGTGAAAGCTATAACGAAATTTACAATACTCAAATGGGGGAAATATCATAA